GCGATCGCCTTTGCCCATCTCGCCGAAGATCTTGAACTCGCGTGTCGAGTCGCGGATATCGACCCAGCAGGGCCCATCGAAGACGAGTTCCACCTCGGGCGGACCGGCCACCGACTCGCCGGGGGACTCACCCTGGTCGCCAGCCAGCGGGGTTGTCGGCGATTCCTCCAGCGAACCCCCTGTCGATGGTGGCATCTCGAGCGGCTCGGAAACCTCGGCCATGGCAGAGGCGGGCTGGCTCGCCGGCGCGGACGGCTCATCCTGGTCTTCGGCGGCGACCGGGGTTCCGGCGATTCGTTCGTCGAGCGGCCGCTCGACGCCAGCCGGAAGATCCGTGGCGGCCGGCACCGGCGGCGAGCCATCCTCGACCTCGGCGATGTCGAGCGGCGCCTGTAAACCCTGCCACCAGAGCCCAACCAACGCGACAAGAGCGACAACGATGGCGAGCGTCACCAGCCGAAAGATGATGCCACCGCCGCCCCCTGGGCGGCTGCTGGGCCGGCTGACCCGCGTGGCGGCATGTGCCATCCCCGGGTTCGCTTGGCGGTAGGCCTGGATCACAGGTTCCGGATCGAGATTGAAAAGACGCGCATAGTTGCGCAAATAACCGACCACGTAGACCGGCGCCGGAAGCCCCTCATAGCGACCCTCTTCGATGGCCTCGACGACCGCTGGCGCCAGGTGGAGCTCCGCGGCAAGACGCTCGAGCGAGACGCCATGCGCCTCGCGCTCCTGGCGCAGTCGGTGCCCAGGCCCCATGCTGAAGTCGTCGGTCGGCGGCAGATCGGAACGGGCGGATAACGCGGTCATATCCTAGCCATGATTGGGTTAGAGCTCGAGGATCTCCGGGGCATCCGGGAAACCCTCGCGGAGGTACTGGGTATAGACCTTGGCTTGCTTGCGGTTACCGAGGGCCTTCTCGACGCGCACCGCCAGCAGTAGGGTC
This portion of the Thioflavicoccus mobilis 8321 genome encodes:
- a CDS encoding RodZ domain-containing protein codes for the protein MTALSARSDLPPTDDFSMGPGHRLRQEREAHGVSLERLAAELHLAPAVVEAIEEGRYEGLPAPVYVVGYLRNYARLFNLDPEPVIQAYRQANPGMAHAATRVSRPSSRPGGGGGIIFRLVTLAIVVALVALVGLWWQGLQAPLDIAEVEDGSPPVPAATDLPAGVERPLDERIAGTPVAAEDQDEPSAPASQPASAMAEVSEPLEMPPSTGGSLEESPTTPLAGDQGESPGESVAGPPEVELVFDGPCWVDIRDSTREFKIFGEMGKGDRRTLGGTPPYSIIIGNAAATTIMIDGEPFDLESRARGNVARFTLDPTAAP